The sequence below is a genomic window from Phycodurus eques isolate BA_2022a chromosome 6, UOR_Pequ_1.1, whole genome shotgun sequence.
GTGAGAATCACCACTCATCGTGTACTGATCACGGGTAATCTACTAGTTGAGAATATCTTTGGTCGACGACACGCAAAAAGGCTTTCACTTCCAcgaaagacacacttttgttgttttatgagAGTAATTAAATGTTATATGACAATTATACGGCATTTATATGTTTCTGGGACATTATCTGGCCATGTGCGCGGTATTTGGTGAAATAATTTGAGGCAAAGTCGTCGCGACACGTGCAACTGATTTACGGTACATTTCCAACACACTTGTCTTGAACTGGCCACTTGACAAAAGAACACTGAACAGTGTTGGAACGCATCGAATCCACAGGGACATTGAAAAAGGTTAGAATAAAATAGTATTTACGAGAATACATTGTTCAAATAACCAATTTACTTCATAGAGAGCACGGTGAAAATCGCCCTCGTCGTTAATCTCCATTTGAGAACATCTTTGGTAGACACACTTTCCGGTAAAGATGGCGCTGATGGCGACACTGCGGAGGACGTGCTGCCTGTTGACATCCAGACTCTCCGTCCTTCCTCTCGCCGCAGCTCAAACGCACATCTCCGTCAGCTGCGACGTGGTGCCTCTGACCTCGCTGTCCAGACCTCCGTGGAGGGAGACGAGGCTGGTgccagaggaggaggagcggcgGCAGCACGCCGTCCTGACGAGCGCCGTCAACCGACGGATCGAGGAAGCCGACTTCGGTCGTCTCTTCGCCGTGGTGCACTTCGCCAGCCGCCAGTGGAAGGtgtggtggaaaaaaatatactaACTATTGACAGGAAAATAGACACTAATTGAAATTCATATTTGAAAATTGAGTAATTTGCTCAATTgtattatctttgcaaagaagTCAAACAATTAACACGTTCGCAATTtccagattcacctatttgtagattttttttaatttatttttttattttttttccccttccctgTATCCCCTGTTATTCGCTGAAACCCTCACCTATTCGCTGCTCTTGTACTAAAATGTagttttgctgccattttggtGCGCAGGGGCTACAGTATTTTGCGGGTTTAGTTTAGACAAAAGTAATTATTTGTCAcaatcttggtgccaagaaagTATGTTGAGGTAACTTGAGGTGTTTCATTTTGAGAGTAGTGTTTTGCCACTCTTGGttccaaggaactatgtttatgtgagttgaggagtttcacggcgaaaaagtagtgctttgccgccatcttgtggtatctctaggcaattataaactttTGTAGCTGGGTGTCGATTACCCAAGATTAATGGCGGGGAATGGTAAATAGAATGAACAGAACTTTAAAACTGAGGCATTTAGCAAACCGTGATTTTTGGCATACCGTAtaatagggctgcacaatttatAACATTTTATCGTAATCATAATTTTGAAAGCCACTATTAAAATAACCAGCTTGATCAAGTATCGTTATACGTatcgcttgtgattggctcgctctggtcatgtgccattctgccgcATTTGAAAACATGTcgtttccaaatatgacctcaaagcgccaccttgtggtgtaaTATGTTAGTTTGTtcgagattttgaaaaggttagccTCATAATGTATAGTTAAACTTTTGAACTCATAAAAACCATTAACTTTGGAACTATTTCATCTACACAAATTTGGACTTTTTATGCAACattattacaaagtgcaattgtctaaatcagtggttctcaactatTCTCACCTTGGGACCCGAATTTTCCTATTGTTACAAAGTCGTGACCCAGTTTCATCAAACGTGAGCATAATAaagatctattttttttaattgcctttGAAAACACATGTACAACATGCAGTGTTTTTTcttatcacttcctccttccaaagcgacgcttgtgattggctctttcTGGTTCTCTTGCCATTTTTGCCGTCGTCTCAAACAAgccatatttttacaaatatgacgttaaagcgccaccttgtggtgcaacttatagtttgagattttgaaaaggttagctTCAGTTGCACTTTTGAAAACGACTTTTGAACAgttaaattttagttttttatggaacacgtatgtgtgtgtgtgtagatagaTAATTCGTCATGTTTTGtcatcagtttattatttgtgaacaaatatgtggtAAATTCCAAAGTTatgatctatggttttaattaaaaaaaaatttgaggaaaaattcagtggtcctgttgatgcattgattcaaaattaagaaaagtcatCAACATTTCATTacttatattactttgagaaactaattgaaatagttacactacattttcaacagggtaacttgtaactGTAACCAACTAGTTTTCCAAAATCATCTTTCTAACCGAGGTCAAACGTTCCGTTCCGTAGGTGACGGACGAGGACCTGATCCTGGTAGAGAATCACGTGGAGGCGGTGTGCGGCGAGCGCCTCCGCCTGGAGAAGGTCCTGCTGGTGGGGGCGCGAGACTTCACGCTGGTCGGCCGCCCGCTGCTGGCCAAGGAGCTGGTGCGTGTGGACGCCACCGTACTGGAGAAGACTGAGTCGTGGCCCAAAGTGCACATGCAGTTCTGGAGGAGGCACCGCTTCCAGCGCAAGAAAATAATAGTGCAGCCGCAGACCGTGCTGAGAATTAACCGCATACAGCTTGCGCCCGCGCTCACGTGATCACAGGCCGcttaaaaagaagagaaaaaaaaaccttgtttgtttgttaatttgTACAATTGATCACAGGAAAACCctgtgagcatttatttgatatcctacAAGTTCATAGTAGTAGAAAGACTGGGGTGCACTTGTAGAACAGCTGTCTTACTAACGACGTTTTCCTCCCATTACTCTATGACATCtcggcgcactagtagaacgactaaATGTAGTTCGATGTAGATGAAGTTAGCAAGAGAATTTGTAATGTGACTGGTAGTTCTAGTAGCACACatttgtcaactagtgcagttttgcctcacttgtAACAGTTTTACTAGTGTACTGAATTGCCTTGTGAGGACCAAGAGCATATTAGTACATAGACAaatcagtgcactagtagaaagACTCTtaatagatgtttttttccactattgTATGAGTACAAGTGACATTATACAATTCTACTAGTAAACATTAGCACTTTACTACTTGTTGTAGTAGGATttagatgtcaactagtgcagttttTTGCCTCAGTAGTAGCATTTGTTCAACAAGTGCACCCTAGTTATTCCTACTAGTGCCCTGAAATATCTTCCTAGCGAGGACAAAGACTGTGCTAGTACATCATAGAAGTACCTTaatagtgatgttttttttttccactactgcatGACGTAtctgcgcactagtagaatgatgTTACTAGCAAAACCGTTCAGTAGTTGCTAAGTGCTACTAAGACTACTAGTGACATAAAATTCTACTAGTTCCACATtctgggactaataaaggttctCAGTTACCGTCTAGGGCTTCACTAGTCATACTAGTAGTGCAGTTATGCCTCACTACTAATGGAATTGTCCTGCTAGTACTCCAAAGTTGCTTTACGAGTGAGGCATGCACTATTGACCACATCGTACTAGTGACAAAATTAAACTAACATCTAGCACTTTAGTAATACTAGTAGTGTGCAGATGTCAACTGGTGCAGTTTGACCTCAGTAGAGTAACATCTAGTtagttctactagtgtgcaaaaatgtcatgCAGTAGTTAAAGGCAGAAGTAGAAAACGTTACTAATGCGTCTTTAATTGCTCAAACTGCTTTCCTAACATGGTGCcctctcacgcacttgttctaaaaatagttcAGTGATGGGACTTGTAGAATCGATCGTTTGAAATAAAGTGTTAAATATTATTCATGTTTGTTTCCTACCTTGTGAAATTATTGTTGGGAGaagaaactgataaactttattttttttcgcaaataatcattaacttagaattttatggctgcgacatattccaaaaaagctgggacaggggcatctttaccactgtgttagatcaccttttcttttaacaacattcaataaacatttgggaaatgaggacactaattgttgaatctttgtaggtggtggtatttcccattcttgcttgatgtacagcttttacgcttcataatgcgccacacattttcaatgggagacaagtctggactgcaggcaggccagtctagtatccgcactcttttactatgaagccacactgctgtaacacgtgcagaatgtggtttgccattgtcttggtgaaataagcaggggtgtccatgaaaaagatgtcccttggatggcagcatatgtttctccaacacctgtatgtacctttcagcattaatggtgccttcacagatgtgtaagtttcccatgccattggcactaaaacagccccataccatcacatatgctggcttttgaacttcgcgtccataacagtccagatggttcttttcttctttggcctggaggacacgacatccacaatttctaaaaacaatttgaaatgtggactcgtcggaccacagaacactttactgctttgcatcagtccatcttagatgaactctggcctagagaagccggtggcgtttctgggtgttgttgattaatggcttttgctttgcatagtagagtttcaagttgcacttacggatgtagcgccgaactgtatttactgacattggttttctgaagtattcatgagagtggtgatatcctttacacattgatgtgtaaaggatgcctgagggattgaaggtcacaggcattcaacgttggttttcggccttgccgctaacatgcagtgatttctccagattctctgaaccttttgatgatattatggactgcagatgatgaaatccctaaattccttgcaaatgtacgttgaggaacattgtccttaagctgttcgactattttctcacgtacttgttcacaaagcggtgatcctcgccccatctttgcttgtgaatgactgagcaattcagggaagttccttttatacccaatcatggcacccaccggttcccaattagcctgttcatctgtgggatgttccaaacaggtgtttgatgaacattcctcaactttgagtcttttttgccacttgtcccggcttttttggaacatgtagcagccataaaattctaagttaatgattatttgcttaaaacaaagtttgtcagtttgaacattaaataatagtgtatccaattaaatataggttgaacatgatttgcaaatcattgtattctgtttttatttgtttaacacaacgtcccaacttcattggaattggggttgtagaaagaaacacattttcaagagCTTTCTaagtcttttgtgtgtgtgtttagtgtattttgtttgtatatgctttgtgtgtgtgtgtattttttgtgaGAGTGTGTTTTGTGTACGGTTTGTGTTTTGGTGTCTCAAATTGAAGAGCTGTTTCAGCTATAGTGACTGACGCTCAAAAGGGCAAATTTGGGCGCTAGTGCACGAAAAACTTGTGATTAGATTCAAAAGAGGATTTCCAGAATGATTTCCAGAAGTCTGATGAGATTGGTCCAGAACACTGAGTCGTCCTCATCGAAGTGTTTGTCCTCTGTCGCGGCCGCCTCCGTTTTCTGGGCCTCCTCAGCACCGAATGGGTCATAGGTGCCGGCGCCGCGGTCATAGTAGACCCTCATCTCGAAGTCGCTGCGACGATGAGACGGGTGCCCGTAGACGGCGATGCCCACCGGTCGGGCAAACTCGGCGGGCACGGCCACGGCGTCACGTCCACAAGTGGCCGACTGCAGCTTGTAGGCATCAAAGCTGGGCCTCAGCGTGGCGTCCGACACGTAAAGGTCTGCGTCGCCCGTCACGCTGTGCACGTGCAACACGATGGCACCATCGTGGTTGAGTCGCAGGTAGCTGTAGTTGCCCGCGCCCACCTGGCCCTGGACCACGTGCAACAGGACCCACTCGGCGGGGACGCCTGTCGCGCCATCCTCCGACCAGCATGCCAGGCAGCGCAGGTGGCACAGCACCAGGAAGATGACTGCGGCGTCAGACACGGTGTGGCGGCGAGGCGGCGGCATCATTGTGGAGGACGCATCTGGTGAGCGAGCGGTGTTATGCGACGGCCGATAAAGTGGCAGAGACGTCGTCACGTGCCGGACACAACATTAGACAGACCTGTACAATCACAGCACGTTATTTTCAACAGCACTCGCAGTACAGGCGACCACCACTAGGTTGCACATTTTGAAGCCACCAATTTACAGGATTTTACAATATATCGTAAACCTTCGCATAGTCACTGTTTGGCATtagcacattcatattttgctacattttctttttagaacTTAAACTAGTACTTTGCTGCTATATTGGTGTCAAGGATGTTGAAGTGAGGTGAGGAGGTACATTTAGACAAAGTAGTGCTttcccaccatcttgtggcatcttggtgtcaggaactatgttgaagtgagttgagtagtttcatttagacaaaaaagtgttttgtctccatcttatggcatcttggtgtcaaggaccGACAGTCACCTccagaagtattggaacggcaaggtcaattcctttgtgtttgttgtatactgaagacatttgggtttcagatcaaaagatgaatatgagacaaaagtgcagaattccagcttttatttcatggtatttacatctatctgtgttgaacaactcaggacagagaacCTTTTGTCTGAAGCCAcccaagtgagcaaaggtattggaacgtgacttatgggtgtttctagttgctcaggtgttgccttttagattgtttgcttaaacattagatagtgcttgtttttggctttgggtttcacctgtgaaaactgcatttgctgttaagcaaacatgaagaccagagagccgTCTATGGGTGaagagcaaaccattttgaagctgatagaagagggaaaatcgttcagagctattgcacaaacattggggaCAGCCAATATAACAATTTAGAATGTCTtgaaaaagaaactactggtgtactgagcaacagacatcgaacaggtcgggcAAGGGTATAAACAGCTGTTGATTACAGAAacgtgagagctgtgaagaaacaatAAATCAGTGACATCagtgccaacctccacaggacaggggtgaaggtattacaatccactgttcgaagaagactacACATACATACcatgcaaaccactcattggcaaaaataaataaataatcggaaggccagattggattttccaaggaagtacaggaagtcctcgatttacgaacgagttccgttcctacgctggcaacgtaacccgaatttccgcgtaagtcgttGAAATagttctgttacgggtattgtcccacgtgaatGTGACAgtaagctcagtgtgtgtgggcgtgtgcgatGTGTGAGACGGGattgtgaaggaggaaggagtgggCGCAGGTGTGAGTGTGTACAGTTGCAAGTGTAATGAcggcgattagcggaggacccgttgacatTGAATGTGCAGaagagctaataaagccataaaagcagcaaatcggtgctttgcGCCTTTGTTGttgccaccacccagctcagctgtgcaacgagagaagggagttaaccccgaaGAGGACAACCTTGGcactggagaaggcgtctcccgaccacggtcaggtgaccgtagcaggaaagggtaacacttcgtataaagaaactaaaatacattaaaataaaaaaataagatgctgtacttaccattactgctgagagtgtgaaaaaaggcaaagatactcccggcgcacaaacaaagacaagaactatgcactagctaagcagaaacactacggtgctggggacaaaatggcggacgaggcatgggcgtcgtaaagtcgaaatgtTGTAGGTCGAGTACGACGTAACTCGAGAACTTCCTCTACAGAGATGAACCACAAaaattttggaacaaagttttatggactgatgagaccaagattaacctctaacAAAGTGATAggaaggccaaagtatggagaaagaaagcatctgcttatgatccaaaacacacaagatcatctgtgaagcatggtggcggtaatgtcatggcttgggttagcatggctgcttctggaacgggctcactcgtctttattgatgatgtaactcatgatggtagcagcagaatgaattctgaagtctacaaaacgatcttgtctggcaatttacagaaaaatgcatccaaactaatcaggagaagcttcatcatgcaacaagacattgacccaaaatacactgccaacacaacaaacgaCTTCATCGGGGGGAAAAGTgaaaggtcttagactggccaagacAATctccggaccttaacccaaaagagcatgcattttacctcctgaagcgCAGACAAACatgaactgaaagaggctgcagtgaaggcctggaaaagcatttcagatgaagaatgcaacagtctggtgaagtcaatgggtcgcaggtttgatgcagttattgcaactCAGGGCTATGCcaccaaaatattaaatgttattcactttgttAATTTGACAATCTCTGTTCCAATaccggcggccgactggttagagcgtcagcctcacagttctgaggacccgggttcaatccctggccccgcctgtgtggagtttgcatgttctccccgtgcctgcgtgggttttcttcgggcactccggtttcctcccacatcccaaaaacatgcattaattggagactctaaattgcccgtaggcatgactgtgagtgcgaatggttgtttgtttctatgtgccctgtgattggctggcaaccagttcagggtgtaccccgcctcctgcccgatgacagctgggataggctccagcacacccgcgaccctagtgagaagcggctcagataatggatggatggatgttctaatacctttgctcacttaaaaagtgggtggcttcaaacaaaacaaaacaaaaggtgctctgtcctgagttgtttaacacat
It includes:
- the mrpl21 gene encoding 39S ribosomal protein L21, mitochondrial, yielding MALMATLRRTCCLLTSRLSVLPLAAAQTHISVSCDVVPLTSLSRPPWRETRLVPEEEERRQHAVLTSAVNRRIEEADFGRLFAVVHFASRQWKVTDEDLILVENHVEAVCGERLRLEKVLLVGARDFTLVGRPLLAKELVRVDATVLEKTESWPKVHMQFWRRHRFQRKKIIVQPQTVLRINRIQLAPALT
- the c6h6orf120 gene encoding UPF0669 protein C6orf120 homolog; the encoded protein is MMPPPRRHTVSDAAVIFLVLCHLRCLACWSEDGATGVPAEWVLLHVVQGQVGAGNYSYLRLNHDGAIVLHVHSVTGDADLYVSDATLRPSFDAYKLQSATCGRDAVAVPAEFARPVGIAVYGHPSHRRSDFEMRVYYDRGAGTYDPFGAEEAQKTEAAATEDKHFDEDDSVFWTNLIRLLEIILEILF